From one Mytilus edulis chromosome 1, xbMytEdul2.2, whole genome shotgun sequence genomic stretch:
- the LOC139490237 gene encoding sialin-like, with translation MEEGTLHALVPNGQGNLEIRKESVPLLGSSRFVLAILGFFGLLNMYAMLVNINVAIVCMVNRTAIYTFENSTVNPHEDSNCYRQKYNSSDMSTIPGGELNWDPEIQGYVLGGFYWGYLITQMPAGWVATRYGGKMVTGWSMFISMIFTLLTPFAARTSFIFAIVVRIVIGMCTGAVFPAIHSLLGNWVPPSERTKFTAMTYSGTQLGIVVTFALGSLLCAHGFAGGWPSIFYVCGISSFIWFILWMWFVSDTPAEHKRISAEEKEYIMGLLADSTHDTKKKELHVPWLAIAKSMPNYAIVVSNITCDWGLYTLLTYIPTYMNDVLKLDITTNGLFSSLPYIVFWATVFCGGWLADFFRNRKLMSTTNTRKVFDTIAKLVPASMLVGLGYVDCSQTALAIVLVILAVSSAGFQYSGWVVNHIDIAPSYAGILLGISNSLASTTGIISPIIVGAITEKSQTRAEWQIVFYIAAGIYLFGAIFYIIFASGELQPWAQEPVTITIPLEEQKACNPMDTDNDM, from the exons ATGGAAGAAGGAACATTGCATGCACTGGTTCCTAATGGACAAGGGAATTTAGAGATTAGGAAAG AATCTGTACCTCTGTTGGGTTCTAGTCGTTTTGTACTAGCCATCTTAGGATTTTTTGGACTACTAAATATGTATGCGATGCTTGTAAACATTAATGTTGCGATTGTCTGCATGGTAAATCGGACTGCGATATATACTTTTGAAAACTCTACTGTTAATCCGCATGAAGATAGTAATTGTTATCGTCAGAAATATAACTCATCGGATATGTCTACTATTCCT GGTGGTGAGTTAAATTGGGATCCAGAGATACAAGGATATGTACTTGGTGGATTCTACTGGGGATATTTGATAACACAGATGCCAGCAGGATGGGTAGCTACAAGATATGGTGGAAAGATGGTGACTGGTTGGAGCATGTTTATTTCAATGATATTCACATTACTAACTCCATTTGCTGCTAGAACTAGCtttatatttgcaatagttgttaGGATCGTTATTGGAATGTGTACT GGAGCAGTGTTTCCAGCAATACATTCTCTACTGGGTAATTGGGTACCTCCGTCAGAACGAACAAAGTTTACAGCAATGACGTATTCAG GTACACAACTTGGCATTGTTGTAACATTTGCACTTGGTTCATTGTTGTGTGCACATGGTTTTGCTGGAGGTTGGCCATCTATATTTTACGTCTGTG GCATTTCAAGTTTTATATGGTTCATTTTATGGATGTGGTTTGTTAGTGACACACCAGCCGAGCACAAACGAATTTCAGCAGAGGAAAAAGAATACATAATGGGCTTATTAGCAGACAGTACTCATGACACTAAAAAGaag gAGCTACATGTACCATGGTTGGCGATTGCAAAGTCAATGCCAAATTATGCCATAGTGGTATCTAATATAACGTGTGATTGGGGTCTTTATACACTGCTAACATACATTCCAACTTACATGAACGATGTTCTTAAACTCGATATCACAACG AATGGACTCTTTTCATCATTACCATATATTGTTTTCTGGGCAACTGTATTTTGTGGAGGCTGGCTTGCTGACTTTTTCCGGAACAGAAAATTGATGTCGACTACTAATACCCGTAAAGTATTTGACACTATTG CAAAATTAGTTCCTGCTTCAATGTTAGTTGGTTTAGGCTATGTCGACTGTTCCCAAACAGCCTTAGCCATTGTATTGGTTATTCTTGCTGTAAGTTCGGCAGGATTTCAGTACAGTGGATGGGTTGTTAATCATATTGATATAGCACCTAGCTATGCAGGTATCTTACTTGGAATATCGAATTCACTGGCGTCTACGACAGGAATTATATCTCCAATTATAGTCGGTGCAATTACAGAAAAG TCACAAACTCGAGCCGAGTGGCAGATAGTTTTCTACATTGCAGCAGGTATTTATCTATTTGGTgcaatattttacattatttttgcAAGTGGTGAATTACAACCATGGGCGCAGGAACCTGTTACAATAACAATTCCATTGGAAGAGCAAAAGGCTTGTAATCCTATGGACACTGACAATGATATGTGA